Proteins encoded by one window of Chryseobacterium aquaeductus:
- a CDS encoding SIR2 family NAD-dependent protein deacylase has product MKKLTILSGAGISAESGIKTFRDGDGLWENHSITDVASPEGWRKNRELVLEFYNQRRRQLHEVEPNDAHKLIADLEKYFEVQIITQNIDDLHERAGSKNIIHLHGELFKSCSCNNKSLIYEQKDDINTGDKAKDGAQLRPFIVWFGEDVPLMKEATEKAKEADIFLVIGTSLQVYPAAGLLHDIKDDCLLIVINPNETGFGYGKRAVVMKETATKGMKLLFDKLVNLA; this is encoded by the coding sequence ATGAAAAAATTAACCATATTAAGCGGTGCCGGAATCAGTGCCGAAAGCGGTATAAAAACCTTCAGAGACGGAGATGGTCTTTGGGAAAATCATAGCATAACAGACGTGGCAAGTCCGGAAGGTTGGAGAAAAAATAGAGAATTGGTTCTCGAATTTTACAACCAAAGACGTCGCCAACTTCATGAAGTTGAACCTAATGATGCACACAAACTGATTGCCGATTTAGAAAAATATTTTGAGGTTCAAATCATCACGCAAAACATCGATGATTTACATGAAAGAGCAGGTTCAAAAAATATCATTCACCTTCACGGCGAATTGTTTAAATCTTGTTCGTGCAATAATAAAAGTTTGATCTACGAACAAAAAGATGACATCAACACCGGAGATAAAGCAAAAGATGGAGCGCAATTGCGTCCTTTTATCGTTTGGTTCGGGGAAGATGTTCCTTTGATGAAAGAAGCGACAGAAAAAGCAAAAGAAGCCGATATTTTCCTGGTAATCGGAACTTCTTTGCAGGTTTATCCGGCTGCAGGATTGCTTCACGACATCAAAGATGATTGTCTGTTGATTGTCATCAATCCCAACGAAACAGGTTTCGGATACGGAAAAAGAGCGGTTGTGATGAAAGAAACCGCAACGAAAGGAATGAAGCTGTTATTTGATAAGCTTGTAAATTTAGCATAA
- a CDS encoding ADP-ribosylglycohydrolase family protein: protein MENVVKAGIFGVCIGDALGVPVEFKKREDLKKSPVAGYLEYMSWNQPKGTWSDDSSLTLCLAEELTKGYDLEKIGESFVKWKKYGWTAHGRLFDIGGTTRHSIARLIKGESAKFSGNIFEEDNGNGSLMRILPLAFYLKEEENLEKLYQIVKEVSSITHGHFRSVFACFIYVIFAIELIKAKEKREAYNHIQKTALEYADLQGFNPKEIELFQRILKNDISKYHEDEIRSSGYVLHTLEASLWCFLNSESYTEAVLKAVNLGEDTDTTAAITGGIAGIYYGFNNIPEEWIAELVRKEDIENLCIKLETQLMK, encoded by the coding sequence ATGGAAAATGTAGTAAAAGCCGGAATTTTTGGGGTTTGTATTGGTGATGCGTTGGGCGTTCCGGTGGAATTTAAGAAAAGAGAAGATTTGAAAAAATCTCCTGTTGCCGGATATTTGGAATATATGTCCTGGAATCAGCCGAAAGGTACTTGGAGCGACGACAGTTCGCTAACACTTTGCTTAGCCGAAGAATTGACAAAAGGTTATGATTTAGAAAAAATCGGAGAAAGCTTTGTAAAATGGAAAAAATACGGTTGGACTGCTCACGGAAGACTTTTCGATATCGGTGGAACAACAAGACATTCTATCGCAAGATTAATTAAAGGTGAAAGTGCAAAATTTTCAGGAAATATTTTTGAAGAAGATAACGGGAATGGTTCTTTGATGAGAATTCTTCCCTTAGCTTTTTATCTTAAAGAAGAAGAAAATCTTGAAAAGCTATATCAAATCGTAAAAGAAGTTTCATCCATTACTCATGGACATTTTCGTTCTGTTTTTGCATGTTTTATCTATGTGATTTTTGCCATTGAATTGATTAAAGCAAAAGAAAAAAGAGAAGCATATAATCATATTCAAAAAACAGCATTAGAATACGCAGATCTTCAAGGTTTTAACCCAAAAGAGATTGAACTTTTTCAGAGAATTTTAAAGAATGATATTTCAAAGTATCATGAAGATGAAATTAGAAGCAGCGGTTACGTTCTTCACACTTTAGAAGCATCTTTATGGTGTTTTCTAAACTCCGAAAGTTATACCGAAGCTGTTTTAAAAGCTGTCAATTTAGGAGAAGATACCGACACAACGGCAGCCATAACTGGCGGAATTGCCGGAATTTATTATGGTTTTAATAATATTCCTGAAGAATGGATTGCGGAGTTGGTGAGGAAGGAGGATATTGAAAACTTATGTATTAAATTAGAAACTCAATTGATGAAATGA
- a CDS encoding DUF1579 domain-containing protein has protein sequence MKNLLFAAAAVLMFVACDKVKMDVKTGSDKTDSVVTEEWKPVDSATANKAWMDYATPGDMQKMLAKSDGTWIGETTMWMENGGQPMTSKSEATNKMMYDGRYQISNHKGNFMGMPFEGMSITAYDNAKKKFVSTWIDNMGTGIMQTEGVWNPSKKAIEFKGKMTDPTRPGKDCDVREVYTFTDETHQTMEMYGPDSKTGKEFKTMEIKFTKK, from the coding sequence ATGAAAAATTTATTATTCGCAGCTGCTGCTGTTTTGATGTTTGTAGCTTGTGACAAAGTAAAAATGGATGTAAAAACAGGTTCAGACAAAACCGATTCTGTCGTCACTGAAGAATGGAAACCTGTAGATTCTGCCACCGCTAACAAAGCATGGATGGATTATGCAACTCCCGGAGATATGCAAAAGATGTTAGCAAAATCTGACGGAACCTGGATCGGAGAAACCACAATGTGGATGGAAAATGGCGGACAACCCATGACCAGTAAATCTGAAGCAACCAACAAAATGATGTATGACGGAAGATACCAAATAAGCAATCACAAAGGAAATTTTATGGGAATGCCTTTTGAAGGAATGAGCATTACTGCTTATGATAACGCAAAGAAAAAATTTGTAAGCACCTGGATTGATAATATGGGAACAGGAATTATGCAAACCGAAGGCGTATGGAATCCTTCTAAAAAAGCTATTGAATTTAAAGGAAAAATGACTGATCCTACAAGACCGGGGAAAGATTGTGACGTAAGAGAAGTGTACACTTTCACCGATGAAACCCATCAGACCATGGAAATGTATGGTCCGGATTCTAAAACAGGAAAAGAATTTAAAACCATGGAAATCAAGTTTACGAAAAAGTAA
- the lepA gene encoding translation elongation factor 4: protein MKNIRNFCIIAHIDHGKSTLADRLLEYTNTVTQRELQSQTLDDMDLEKERGITIKSHAIQMDYELNGEKYILNLIDTPGHVDFSYEVSRSIAACEGALLIVDAAQSIQAQTISNLYLALENDLEIIPILNKIDLPSANPEEVTDEIMGLLGCKYEDVLRVSGKTGEGVHQLLEHIVNKIPAPVGDPNAPLQALIFDSVYNPFRGIEAYFKVVNGSISKNEKIKFFATGKEYGADEVGTLKLKQLPKKTIGCGDVGYIISGIKDAREVKVGDTITSFVNPAAEAIDGFEEVKPMVFAGIYPIESEDFEELRFSLEKLRLNDASLVFEPESSAALGFGFRCGFLGMLHMEIVQERLDREFNMDVITTVPNVSYLGYSKREPELAILINNPSEMIDPNLLDRVEEPYIKAAIITKSDFVGAVMTLCIEKRGEIVNQSYLTADRVELTFNMPLAEVVFDFYDRLKSISKGYASFDYSPIGMRASKLVKMDILINGDMVDALSSLIHDSNAYYIGKKMCEKLRELIPRQQFDIAVQAALGAKVIARETIKALRKDVTAKCYGGDISRKRKLLEKQKEGKKKMKQIGRVEVPQSAFMAVLKLND from the coding sequence ATGAAAAACATACGAAATTTTTGCATAATCGCCCATATCGACCACGGTAAATCTACTTTGGCAGACCGTCTTTTGGAGTATACCAATACGGTGACACAAAGAGAATTACAGTCTCAGACGCTTGATGATATGGATTTGGAAAAAGAACGTGGGATCACGATAAAATCTCACGCCATCCAAATGGATTATGAGCTCAATGGCGAAAAATATATATTAAATCTTATTGATACACCGGGACACGTAGATTTTTCTTACGAAGTTTCTCGTTCTATTGCTGCTTGCGAAGGCGCACTTCTTATTGTAGATGCAGCACAAAGTATTCAGGCACAAACAATTAGTAACTTATATTTAGCTTTAGAAAACGACTTGGAAATTATTCCGATTCTTAATAAAATAGATCTTCCTTCTGCAAATCCTGAAGAAGTTACCGACGAGATTATGGGACTTTTAGGATGCAAATATGAAGATGTTCTCAGAGTTTCCGGAAAAACAGGAGAGGGAGTTCATCAATTGCTAGAGCATATTGTGAATAAAATTCCTGCTCCGGTGGGAGATCCCAATGCGCCGCTTCAGGCTTTGATTTTTGATTCTGTTTACAATCCTTTCAGAGGTATCGAGGCATATTTCAAAGTGGTGAACGGAAGTATTTCTAAAAATGAAAAAATTAAATTCTTCGCTACAGGAAAAGAATATGGCGCAGATGAAGTAGGTACCTTAAAACTAAAACAGCTTCCTAAGAAAACTATAGGATGTGGTGACGTAGGTTATATTATTTCAGGAATTAAAGACGCCCGTGAAGTAAAAGTAGGAGATACGATTACCTCTTTCGTAAATCCTGCTGCAGAAGCAATTGATGGTTTTGAAGAAGTAAAGCCGATGGTTTTTGCAGGAATTTATCCTATCGAATCTGAAGATTTTGAAGAATTGAGATTTTCATTAGAAAAATTAAGACTGAATGATGCTTCTTTGGTTTTCGAACCCGAAAGTTCTGCTGCTCTTGGATTTGGTTTCCGTTGCGGATTTTTAGGAATGCTTCATATGGAAATCGTTCAGGAACGTCTGGATAGAGAATTTAACATGGATGTCATCACGACGGTTCCCAACGTTTCATATCTAGGATATTCTAAAAGAGAACCTGAACTTGCGATTTTGATCAACAATCCATCTGAAATGATTGATCCCAATCTATTGGACCGAGTTGAAGAACCTTATATAAAAGCTGCTATTATTACAAAATCTGATTTTGTAGGTGCAGTAATGACCCTTTGTATTGAGAAAAGAGGTGAGATCGTCAATCAAAGTTATTTGACGGCAGACAGAGTAGAACTTACTTTCAATATGCCTTTGGCTGAGGTGGTTTTCGACTTTTATGATCGTTTAAAATCTATTTCTAAAGGTTACGCTTCGTTTGATTATTCGCCAATAGGAATGCGTGCTTCCAAATTAGTAAAAATGGATATTTTGATTAATGGAGATATGGTAGATGCTTTATCATCATTGATTCACGACTCCAATGCCTATTACATTGGTAAAAAAATGTGTGAAAAACTTCGTGAACTGATTCCGAGACAGCAGTTTGATATTGCAGTTCAGGCAGCTTTAGGAGCGAAGGTTATTGCAAGAGAAACGATCAAAGCTTTAAGAAAAGACGTTACAGCAAAATGTTATGGTGGTGATATTTCCAGAAAGAGAAAATTGCTGGAAAAGCAGAAAGAAGGTAAAAAGAAAATGAAACAGATTGGTAGAGTAGAAGTGCCACAATCTGCATTTATGGCTGTTTTGAAGCTGAATGATTAA
- a CDS encoding NUDIX domain-containing protein — MNSVKKLQDIKVAVDAVVFGYFDKKDLQILLIKRNIEPFKGGWSIPGELVLDDENLDDAVKRELIHDLDKFEFEILQHRMNLSHQSYDIFYKSSENENVLKDFIFSFKEKFCYKESYTLYLYNNKEINDILDIYSKNDQQHIKLAESLITYIDNVDENIIYYPYKDFKYHEIIKNK; from the coding sequence ATGAATTCTGTTAAAAAATTACAGGATATAAAAGTTGCAGTAGATGCAGTTGTTTTTGGATATTTCGATAAAAAGGATCTCCAGATTCTTTTAATTAAAAGAAATATTGAACCTTTCAAAGGAGGCTGGTCAATTCCGGGAGAATTGGTTTTGGATGATGAAAATCTTGACGATGCCGTAAAAAGAGAATTAATACATGATTTAGATAAATTTGAATTTGAAATTCTACAACATAGAATGAATCTATCTCACCAATCCTATGACATCTTTTATAAAAGTTCTGAAAATGAAAATGTTTTAAAAGACTTTATTTTTAGTTTCAAAGAAAAATTTTGTTATAAAGAAAGCTATACATTATATCTATACAACAATAAAGAAATAAATGATATTTTAGATATTTATTCAAAAAATGATCAGCAACATATTAAACTTGCTGAATCTTTAATTACTTATATTGATAATGTTGATGAAAATATTATTTATTATCCATACAAAGATTTTAAATACCATGAAATAATTAAAAACAAATGA
- a CDS encoding cupin-like domain-containing protein: MGVILKPIDIVDDISKEEFREKYLIPRRPVVIKNMARKWPAYQKWTMEYVKEVVGDVTVPLYDSAKADPSAPINTPTTEMKFADYIDLIQREPTDLRIFFFDPIKRANKLLDDYISPKELMGGFLDKFPSMFFGGKGSVTFLHYDIDLAHIFHTHFNGRKHVLLFEYKWKDRLYKLPYATYALEDFDIEHPDFEKFPALDGVEGIECFLEHGDTLFMPTGWWHWMKYLDGSFSLSLRAWDKSWGVKANSLWNLTVQRNFDNFMKGRYKKRYMDWKEKKAVERANYALKKGLPKR; this comes from the coding sequence ATGGGGGTTATTCTAAAACCTATAGATATTGTTGATGATATTTCTAAAGAAGAATTTCGTGAGAAATATCTGATACCGAGAAGACCGGTAGTGATTAAAAATATGGCAAGAAAATGGCCAGCCTATCAAAAATGGACGATGGAGTATGTGAAGGAAGTGGTAGGAGACGTCACCGTTCCCCTCTACGACAGCGCAAAGGCTGATCCTTCTGCTCCCATTAATACGCCAACTACAGAAATGAAGTTTGCAGATTATATAGATCTCATCCAGAGAGAGCCTACAGATTTGAGGATTTTCTTTTTTGATCCTATTAAACGTGCCAACAAGTTATTAGACGATTATATTTCTCCTAAAGAATTGATGGGCGGGTTTTTAGACAAATTTCCTTCTATGTTTTTTGGAGGAAAAGGCTCAGTCACTTTTTTACATTATGACATTGATCTGGCGCACATCTTCCATACTCATTTTAATGGGAGAAAGCACGTGCTTCTTTTCGAATATAAATGGAAAGACAGACTTTACAAATTGCCTTATGCAACCTATGCATTAGAAGATTTTGACATAGAGCATCCCGATTTTGAAAAATTCCCGGCGTTGGACGGCGTTGAAGGGATCGAATGCTTTCTGGAGCATGGCGACACTTTATTCATGCCAACCGGATGGTGGCATTGGATGAAATATCTGGACGGAAGTTTCTCGCTTTCACTTCGCGCATGGGACAAATCCTGGGGCGTAAAAGCCAACTCACTCTGGAATCTTACCGTTCAGAGAAATTTTGACAATTTCATGAAAGGTCGTTACAAAAAACGCTACATGGACTGGAAAGAGAAAAAAGCTGTTGAAAGAGCAAACTATGCTCTGAAAAAAGGTTTACCGAAAAGATAA